The following nucleotide sequence is from Synchiropus splendidus isolate RoL2022-P1 chromosome 14, RoL_Sspl_1.0, whole genome shotgun sequence.
GGACTTGATCCACTGTGATAAATCCACTCGGGGCCTCGGCAACATGGTGGTTCGTGATGCAGTTTAGGAACAGACTCTATTAATAACTTATTTATGAGTCGCTTTTAGCAGTTAGTTGCAGTTTTCTTGTCTAAAATCTGACAGTGGGGAGCGAAAACAAACTGGTCATGAAATGAGGTCCACACACATCATCAATGTTTGATGGGAATAATAATGTGGGAGAGTCCTGACActgaaaattcatgttcaaaAACAACCCTGGGTTCTTTTCAAGATAGTTAAGCTTCTGCTGCGTGAGTTCAGTCACGACAATACCACAGTGGATCCATTAGGATCGCACCCGCTTTACTGACCTCCCCCTTGGGTTTCACAGATTAAAGTCCATCCCAGTGTGAGTGTCCCACCTGTGGTGGAGAAGATGCCTCCGATGATGCCACACAGTCGCACCAGAAACTGCCAGAGAGGCATGTGCTGCTCAGTGACTTTCACCATCAGTGAGCTGATGTCGTACTTCATGAAGATGCCGGAGACTCCGTGGCTGCCGGCAGCGTGGTTAATGGCACGTTCCTGCAGGCAGGACATGCTCTTCAGAACCCAAGTGACCTGTAGTGCGGAGAGACGGCGGGACCTACCCGCTCGGTGACGGAGTACTGATGTGTGTCTGCGGAGACCTTGTAGGTGTTGAGTTTTGTGGGGACGATGGTGATGAAGTACTGGAACATGTGGTTCGCTGGAGAGGAAGACTATGTTAGGAGTGGCGTTCACAGGACGACGGAAGCATCAGAACTCACCATCGGAAGAGATTTTCTCGGTGCCGTCCAGGGTGCTGATGATGCCGGGTATCGCCTCTCCGAATGACAAATGGTCGATCCGATGAGAAAAGTTGAAAGCTGCCGGACAAAATGGCGACATGAAGACGCTCCTATAGAGGCACGTGACACGGCGGCGTGCGTGAACTCACAGTCATGGCTTATGAGGGCGGCGAGATGTGCGTGTCCTCGAGGGTGGGGGATGGACCTGTGTGAGCACGGACAGAAAactcaacacacgcacacagccaGCTTCAGGAAACCTGAACACGTACTTTCCCACCGTGATGTGGAAGTTTCCCGCCACCTTGTTCACATACAGGTGTCCATGTATCCTGCAGGAGGTGAGGTCAGACATGCCGTCGTCACTGGAGGAGGCAGACACCTGTGTCAGCACTTGCACAGTCATGTGATCCAAACTGATATGGCGATTCATCACCGCTGAGATGGAATAGGAGCTTGTCCTTTTATGGCAGCTTTGAAGAACACGTCCTGCAGCGCGTGCTCCACCCGCAGACGGTCCTGGATGTGCAGGAGTGTCCTGGCAGGTGGGTGAAGAAGAAcacacgatgatgatgatgatgatcgtGGTGGTGGTATAATTTGTTCAGGCAATATATCATACAATTATATTTGCTCAAACAACGAACGAACACACCTGTGCCATAGTCTTTGTTCCGGTGAAAGCTCGAAGTTAACCTAAAGAAACAAGCAGAATCAGCACGGCGACACATCCACCTCAGTACAAACACAAGTATTTTACTGGTTCATATTTCAGGCCATCAGACGCGATCATGGTTTCTGCAAGATCCAGAACATCAGCACCAATATCTGCAGACAAACCGACACTGTGTGAAGAGAACTCATCACCTTTAATGCTTTAAATAAGCCACTCACATTGACATTTCATGGCCACGGTGATGTCGATATTTATTCTCATTTTACTGCAAAGAAGTGCACATAGTGTTCAGATAAAAAAATACGCATCAtcaaaaaataagaagaagaaaatgaaaataaaaaaccaTGATGTGTCCTTTTACCTGGAAAAGTCTTTGTCCACCTCATATTCATACTTCATCCACGTCGCTCTGTAGACAAAGAACTCCAGGAAGGCCAGAACAGCGATGAGGGTGAAAGCAACCAGAGACACTAGAGAGTGGTCAATACGAGACAGTCAGCGGAGAGATGAAAGAAAACTGTTCTCTGGATTTGGTAACTGCTTGTGATCGTCACCGACAGCTTGAATAGAAAACATAATCGCCACACATTAgtgtttacatttgtttaaaaaatttGAAGAGACGTATTAGTCTTATCAGCCAtcaaaacattaaacattagCTAAACACAAATGGGCAAATCATGGTGAATAACAATGTAAGTAAAACATGCATATATATAAACAGCTGTGAGACAGTAAGGTCTGATATAGTTTTTACCCAGATTTTGTGAATTTCTGATCCCACTTCTGCAAACTTGCTGACTGGCTTTACTCTTGATCAACTTCACTTTTTCCATTCCTTTCCCCGGGTTGCCACATAGATGATGGACATAGTTACTGTCCTTTGAAGCTAATAAGAATGTGTGGAACTGCCACCTTTCTGTCTGCTGCTTGTCTTTTTGTCCCTctcaccacagcaggtctcgCTACTGGCACATGAAGCTCCTTCCACTCTGGCCAGTGTCTCACGCCTGTCAGTTAACACCACCCAAACCACCGTGGGTACCATCCCTTCATCGCCTCCTTTATTTCAGTTGCCCTTCATCTCTGGAGGCAGACTCAGTCACTGCCACGGAAAAAATAGTAAACGAATAATTGTATTTACCAGTCTCTTAcgagactttttttgttttcattaagaCATTTCAATTACTATTTAATAAACTGATTTTCCTGCGACACTGAAGACAAATAGAGATATATATAAAGAGtcaaatacataataaataaacgtaTAAAAGAAGCACATACCGTATTTCAACAGAATAACGCACCATTCATTTGACTATATGTTTAAAACGTAACGTCAAAAAATAATTTCTATGCGAAACATTTTTTCCCTGAGACTGAGCCGTCAACTTCCGTAAGCTGGGAATGCACATCGAGGACTAACCTGTCCCGCCGGTGGCCGTGGACTCCACGTAACTCTCCGGAACTTTTGGAAAAGCGTCCAGTTCTTTGACCAGAGTCAGAGCTTTCTTTTTAGTCAGCCGCCTCATAACTGCAGCACAATTGCTCTCGTTCAACCCAAAGCTTCGTTCAACTTTGTTTCCACCGTTTGCAAAAACCTTTAAAAAGCATTAGAAAAAAACCGCCGCCAAGTACCTACGCCTACATTTAATTTCTGCCTCCGTGTTCGGGTTTTATTTCCAGGCAGAACATTTGAACGTCATACACGACCCGTCTCCTGTTTTGTGTATGACGTACACATCGGTGAACTTTGACCCCTCGTCGGGACAAAAACAGTGAACATTTTTAACGAGCGCCTCCCTGTGGTCAACAACGGTACAGCAACATCGCGTCATACAGCAGTTTGTGTGGAGTCAAAATTCAACAATAATTTACTAttttatggatttatttattgaaatgtgcagtcaaaacaacatgagaATGTGCATCCTGCTCAAGGAGTGTATGATGGGTACAACTGTGAGAATGAATTGAAATATTAAAACACATATATTGCCTGTGTAAACACACAGTTACAAGTAATGGCACTTGGCTTTTGTTTCTTACCTGAAAGGGCACCATGATACAGATGACTGGCATGGGTCACAAGTGACCTCTGACAAGTATTCATTCTTCTTTCTATCCTTTTAATTACTTTCTCCTTCCTAGTTCAATAAGAGAGAGATGAAGCTCCGATGAAGCTCAGTAACTGtccttgaaaatattttctgacaTTTTGAGCAGAGACTGTTCAAACAAGTCCATGgcgtttctttttgtttattacAAAAACGTTTATTTATGATCAGGATGTTGAATCCTGCAATATTTCcacatgtaaaacaaacacatattaAAAGAAATAGCCTTATTGTATTTCACCAGTAAAACAAAACCCCTCACACTGAGGATCAAATTAAAAGAAACATCGATGCTTCAACCTCAGAATGGCATAACACTCATTCCAGGCGAATAGTGACGAACCGTCCAGAGTGCAGCAAGGGTCACTACTTTGTAAATGCGTGCAAATCACTGCTGACAGTAACTTTGGGCTACACACTAGGTGTCAAAACATTGCATCCATTTATGCTCACAACATACCGACTGCCAACAAAGATTCTGAATCCTGTCCCAGGTAACATCACTCGTACTCGTCGTATTCATAGAGAAATCAATAAAATCCAAAACGTGACAACACACTTCAGACCCATTCAAAAAAAGCTTACTCCGCACAAACAGAGTCAGGGCCCTCATCCTGCAGGACAGCTGTGTCCGCAGCGTCTGAGGTGGGTGTGTCCACAGGCTCCTGAGACAGTTCATCGGAGCATCTGCTCACGGCAGGTGAGACCACATCTGGACTCGTATCACAAGATTCCGTACTCTGCTCTGAAGTGACTGTTGTTGTAGTCGTAGCAATACTAGGAGGAACTAGGTcaaactcatcatcatcatcctccaggATGGGTGACTCATGGATGTCTGCCAAAATTAAAAGCAAACTTTAAGTCCAGCAAAATCTTTCTGATGGTTGACATCAGAAACCTCACAAAAATACTTACTGCTGAAGGCATCAGGGTACTGTTTACCAATCTTCCCTTTCAGTGTTCTGGGGAGACATAAGACAGAAGGTTTTGGTGGCGTCgacgtgtctttttttttaccactcATAATGGTGCAGTACCTGATCCTCCTGAATATGCTGTCCAGGTCtttcttcatctcaacaagggtGCGGGTGTGGAGCAGGAAACGCTCGTTCATTTGCTGCAATCGCACGTTTGACAGTCCGTTGAAATTGATGAGCATTTCGTTTGTTTTCTCAAAACGATCCAGCCTGGCagaagaatgaaaacacagtctGTCATCTGGCAATGTTCAGAGTTTCACAGAACGTTTTTTACTAGCGCTTCTGCATCCTCACTGTGCTTGGACAAGAGGATCACACACCACTGCGTACATTGATTCACCAGTTTGACAGTCAGATttaaacatgtatattataatagGAAACACAACAGCATCAATTCTGCTGCAGACAGGAAGCTGCCAGTATGAATTATGCACTTTGCACAGTATGTTGAAGACACACACCATCATTTGGACCTGGACTATTAACCAACACCTTTAGCGCGTGCATCCCACAAATgaaatctgagtcaaataaaagCATTTGCATTGATTGTTACAATGATGTTGATTTTCTTCTGTATATCATTCTTCTATATGAATCTGAATTATACCTAAATTATACctcaaaaacaaagcaagatCTTTGACCCAAGAAAGTAATCTAAAAACTACTTAGTGGTCACTTCATGTTTGAGTAGCAACTTCATATGAAGGGTGATAAATAGCTCCTCACATGTGTCTCTGCGCCTGGATGATGGCATTGACGTCTTCAGAGTTGACCATGCTCAGCATGCGGTTACAGAACACACCCGAGGCAGTGGGCTCCACCATGATGATGCGCTAGATGGGCTGTAAAGATGAGGTTGTTCAGAACACAATCTAAAGACATTTACTCAAAGCGATCAGATCTACTACTGTTCAAAGTGTCCTGATGCACTGGTCGTCTCCTTTACATTCACATCTGatcaaaagtaaaataaaactgttagCTGTCACTAGCTGAGATCCATATCTGCATCTCGGACATTTTCGGCAAGACATGTTGGTTGGTAACGGATTGTATAAAAGATTCCATTACACAAGGCTTTATTAAGCAACTAAAAATCTACATATTAGAACACAAAGAGGGAGGAATCAGAAAACAGTTGCATTATTTACTTCGTCCACGATTAGCAACCCATCGCTCCCGTGCGCTTTCAAAACAATGGAAGGAAATATACGCACATAACTCACCACAGTCTGCAGTCAGAAGGTTCTCGGAAGGACACCAAACAGGTTCGTGAAAAAATGCAACTACTGCCACACAAATATCTCCTGACAACACCGGGAAATGAAGGAAAATACAGCACATACGCCTTTGAGTTGACTTCTAGTCATGTGATCACAACTTCCGGtcatgtgattattattatttttttaaatatgcccTCCCCTTTTTTCTGCGTAAAACGATTTAACGCATCTGTTGG
It contains:
- the kxd1 gene encoding kxDL motif-containing protein 1, coding for MVEPTASGVFCNRMLSMVNSEDVNAIIQAQRHMLDRFEKTNEMLINFNGLSNVRLQQMNERFLLHTRTLVEMKKDLDSIFRRIRTLKGKIGKQYPDAFSNIHESPILEDDDDEFDLVPPSIATTTTTVTSEQSTESCDTSPDVVSPAVSRCSDELSQEPVDTPTSDAADTAVLQDEGPDSVCAE
- the LOC128770530 gene encoding endoplasmic reticulum-Golgi intermediate compartment protein 2-like isoform X2, translating into MEKVKLIKSKASQQVCRSGIRNSQNLVSLVAFTLIAVLAFLEFFVYRATWMKYEYEVDKDFSSKMRINIDITVAMKCQYIGADVLDLAETMIASDGLKYEPVNFELSPEQRLWHRTLLHIQDRLRVEHALQDVFFKAAIKGQAPIPSQRDDGMSDLTSCRIHGHLYVNKVAGNFHITVGKSIPHPRGHAHLAALISHDSFNFSHRIDHLSFGEAIPGIISTLDGTEKISSDANHMFQYFITIVPTKLNTYKVSADTHQYSVTERERAINHAAGSHGVSGIFMKYDISSLMVKVTEQHMPLWQFLVRLCGIIGGIFSTTGMLHGMVGFLVDVFCCRFQVGAYKPLTEDPMKTHEQSEPSSPCENLSEPLDIGRQLLLEQ
- the LOC128770530 gene encoding endoplasmic reticulum-Golgi intermediate compartment protein 2-like isoform X1, yielding MRRLTKKKALTLVKELDAFPKVPESYVESTATGGTVSLVAFTLIAVLAFLEFFVYRATWMKYEYEVDKDFSSKMRINIDITVAMKCQYIGADVLDLAETMIASDGLKYEPVNFELSPEQRLWHRTLLHIQDRLRVEHALQDVFFKAAIKGQAPIPSQRDDGMSDLTSCRIHGHLYVNKVAGNFHITVGKSIPHPRGHAHLAALISHDSFNFSHRIDHLSFGEAIPGIISTLDGTEKISSDANHMFQYFITIVPTKLNTYKVSADTHQYSVTERERAINHAAGSHGVSGIFMKYDISSLMVKVTEQHMPLWQFLVRLCGIIGGIFSTTGMLHGMVGFLVDVFCCRFQVGAYKPLTEDPMKTHEQSEPSSPCENLSEPLDIGRQLLLEQ